The following are from one region of the Nicotiana tabacum cultivar K326 chromosome 3, ASM71507v2, whole genome shotgun sequence genome:
- the LOC107778864 gene encoding uncharacterized protein LOC107778864, giving the protein MGQDSAEDVWSMPNWPPHVEKIFVDSLIEEMKYQLDVIPTSFNDHTWNKVVSDFNQCSGLNFDKAELKKHLSVLRKHYRIVKPLYKHGGFGWDNRRKMVDVDDRVWAEYIEVHPEIIPYRKYGCPICEELCHIFTKPKATGEFAVSSTGYKIHNNNPGLTETSHSSGQNKRKSSTDQPPKSGDNKRNSVGPDNSKQVNTSDDDEPYSTANSVVALNNTPGVNQSLYKAAVDLFENPTWRKTFVTMKMEKRLGWLKAMIPRKT; this is encoded by the exons ATGGGTCAAGATTCAGCTGAAGATGTATGGTCAATGCCAAATTGGCCTCCacatgtagaaaaaatatttgttGATTCATTGATTGAAGAAATGAAATACCAACTGGATGTGATCCCAACTAGTTTCAATGATCACACATGGAATAAAGTTGTCAGTGACTTCAATCAATGCAGTGGTTTGAATTTTGATAAGGCAGAGTTGAAGAAACATCTGTCTGTTTTGCGAAAACATTATCGGATTGTGAAACCACTTTACAAACATGGTGGATTTGGTTGGGATAATCGGAGAAAGATGGTTGACGTTGATGATCGCGTGTGGGCCGAGTACATTGAG GTACATCCTGAGATAATACCATATAGAAAATATGGGTGCCCTATATGTGAGGAGTTGTGTCATATTTTTACCAAACCAAAAGCTACTGGGGAATTTGCTGTTTCTTCTACTGGATACAAGATCCACAACAACAATCCTGGATTAACAGAAACGAGCCACTCTAGTGGGCAAAACAAACGCAAGTCGTCTACAGATCAGCCACCAAAATCAGGTGACAATAAGAGAAATAGTGTTGGTCCTGACAATTCAAAACAAGTCAAcacttctgatgatgatgaaccaTATTCAACAGCTAATTCTGTTGTGGCTCTAAATAACACACCAGGAGTTAATCAGAGTCTATATAAAGCTGCTGTGGACTTGTTCGAAAATCCAACCTGGAGGAAAACTTTTGTGACAATGAAAATGGAGAAAAGGTTGGGCTGGCTGAAggccatgattcctagaaaaacATGA